A single region of the Thermodesulfatator indicus DSM 15286 genome encodes:
- a CDS encoding TIGR01777 family oxidoreductase codes for MEVFIAGGTGFIGRHLAKYLLRRGFRVKVLVRRPERALVISEGVIPSYGNPIIPGDWLHECAKADVIINLVGANIFARWTSKYKELIYESRILTTKHIVSVLTKGQILLNASAIGFYGTDRGEEEITEESAPGKDFLAKVCKSWEETAFSAKDKGVRVCTLRLGIVLGRDGGALSKMLLPFKLGLGGPIGHGKQWFPWIHIEDVCAAVTFLIKKDVSGPFNLVAPEIVRNKEFIQTLARVLRRPALLPVPPKALELIFGELVDILVGGVKARPKRLLEAGYIFSFPELFPALQNLFKKRLLRR; via the coding sequence TTGGAAGTTTTTATAGCCGGAGGTACCGGCTTTATAGGAAGACATCTTGCAAAGTACTTATTAAGAAGGGGCTTTCGGGTAAAGGTTTTAGTAAGGAGGCCCGAAAGAGCCCTAGTAATTTCTGAAGGGGTCATTCCCTCCTATGGAAACCCAATAATTCCTGGAGATTGGCTGCATGAGTGTGCTAAAGCCGATGTAATTATTAACCTTGTTGGTGCTAATATTTTTGCTCGCTGGACCTCGAAATACAAAGAACTTATTTACGAGAGTCGGATTTTAACTACTAAACACATAGTTTCTGTATTAACTAAAGGCCAGATCTTACTTAATGCTTCGGCTATAGGTTTTTATGGGACTGACCGCGGTGAAGAGGAGATTACTGAAGAAAGTGCTCCAGGAAAAGATTTTTTGGCTAAGGTTTGTAAGTCCTGGGAGGAGACAGCTTTTTCAGCAAAAGATAAAGGAGTCCGTGTTTGTACGTTAAGATTAGGTATAGTTCTTGGTCGCGACGGAGGAGCTCTTTCTAAGATGCTTCTTCCTTTTAAACTAGGGCTTGGTGGTCCGATTGGACATGGTAAACAATGGTTCCCCTGGATACACATTGAAGATGTTTGTGCTGCGGTAACCTTCCTTATCAAGAAAGATGTTTCTGGTCCGTTTAACTTGGTCGCTCCTGAAATTGTCCGCAATAAAGAATTTATTCAAACTTTAGCAAGGGTGTTAAGGCGTCCTGCCCTTCTGCCTGTTCCGCCAAAGGCACTTGAACTTATTTTTGGAGAACTGGTAGATATTTTGGTGGGAGGGGTAAAAGCTCGCCCTAAAAGACTTCTTGAAGCAGGCTATATTTTCTCTTTTCCTGAACTTTTTCCGGCTTTACAAAATCTCTTTAAAAAGAGATTATTGAGACGATAA
- a CDS encoding histidine kinase dimerization/phospho-acceptor domain-containing protein, producing the protein MINSNYMFKSLFCEKECRLEHLLELSLKFVTKLLQTEEEEDLWALVLVAITSAQGLKFNRAFIFKKEEARDVFRGVTGLGPLSFEEAHQIWSQLEVEKPSFEELIARARQEITNENRPIVKFAKELSISFCENSSSWQKVFNEQKVLHLKRDEHPEFRYLFEKLEVNECALAPIKTPMTYGFILVDNFVTKKSFSAMEFYFLETISALTSIALQRLWSYKELLRQKHLLLEAERISVIGELSSKIFHEIRNPVSALGGLSKVLLKKEVPEGIENYLKTMVREAERLENVLKDLFQFMPSFELKKEPVRLYRLLQSALVLFLGVFKEKGIHVSFECLDGDPIVNVDPKEMQLVFINILKNILETLKEGGSLQIITDKDQEGIKLKIIAQNSQIKQKTFHKFPSQITKGFSEKSVSGLGLSLAKRMIELHGGRFSVEYLESSGMEIIIFFPKKMIMNGEDA; encoded by the coding sequence ATGATAAACTCAAATTACATGTTTAAGTCTTTGTTTTGCGAAAAAGAATGCCGGCTTGAACATTTACTTGAATTATCTCTCAAGTTTGTTACCAAACTCTTGCAAACTGAAGAGGAAGAAGATTTATGGGCCTTGGTGTTGGTGGCAATCACCTCGGCTCAAGGGTTAAAATTTAACCGAGCCTTTATTTTTAAAAAAGAAGAAGCCCGCGATGTCTTTAGGGGAGTAACCGGCTTAGGGCCACTTTCTTTTGAAGAAGCCCACCAAATTTGGTCGCAATTGGAAGTTGAAAAACCGTCTTTCGAAGAATTAATAGCTAGGGCCAGACAAGAAATCACCAACGAAAACCGCCCGATTGTTAAATTTGCTAAAGAACTTTCTATTTCTTTTTGCGAAAATTCTTCCAGCTGGCAAAAAGTTTTTAACGAACAAAAGGTTTTACATCTCAAAAGAGACGAACATCCCGAATTTCGCTATCTTTTTGAAAAATTAGAGGTAAATGAGTGCGCTTTGGCACCTATTAAAACACCTATGACTTATGGATTCATCTTGGTAGATAACTTTGTTACCAAGAAGTCCTTTTCGGCAATGGAGTTCTATTTTTTAGAAACTATATCTGCCTTAACCAGCATAGCCTTACAAAGGCTTTGGTCTTATAAAGAACTGCTAAGACAAAAACATCTTCTTCTAGAGGCGGAACGCATTTCTGTAATAGGTGAGCTCTCTTCAAAGATTTTTCATGAAATACGGAATCCCGTTTCGGCTTTAGGGGGTTTATCAAAAGTTTTGTTAAAAAAAGAAGTCCCTGAAGGCATAGAAAATTACTTAAAAACTATGGTACGCGAAGCTGAACGTCTGGAAAATGTTTTAAAAGATCTTTTTCAATTTATGCCTTCTTTTGAACTTAAAAAAGAACCTGTCAGACTTTATCGTCTACTGCAGAGTGCTCTAGTCCTTTTTTTAGGAGTTTTCAAAGAAAAAGGGATCCATGTTTCCTTTGAGTGTTTGGACGGAGATCCAATAGTAAATGTTGATCCTAAAGAGATGCAGTTAGTTTTTATCAATATACTTAAAAATATTTTAGAAACATTAAAAGAAGGTGGTAGTCTACAAATTATAACGGATAAAGATCAAGAAGGCATAAAACTAAAAATTATTGCCCAAAATTCCCAAATAAAACAAAAAACTTTCCATAAATTCCCATCTCAAATAACTAAAGGTTTTTCGGAAAAATCCGTCTCTGGTTTAGGTTTATCTTTAGCCAAAAGGATGATTGAATTACATGGAGGAAGATTTTCTGTTGAATATCTGGAGTCATCTGGTATGGAAATTATCATCTTTTTCCCAAAAAAGATGATAATGAATGGAGAAGACGCATGA
- a CDS encoding HIT family protein, with amino-acid sequence MKVLWAPWRMEYILGQKEPGCPFCPPEINLPDEKRLILYADEKTIVIMNKFPYNTAHLLVSPRKHVPELDDLSPDELAALMLTTRMCLKILREVIRPDGFNVGINLGKVAGAGIPEHLHIQIVPRWNGDVNFMTVFGDVRVIPEHMIATYRRLYPHFEKYMKEKNSSE; translated from the coding sequence ATGAAAGTTCTATGGGCCCCGTGGCGCATGGAATACATACTCGGGCAAAAAGAACCAGGTTGTCCTTTTTGCCCTCCAGAAATCAATCTTCCTGATGAAAAACGTCTTATTTTATACGCCGACGAAAAAACTATCGTTATAATGAATAAGTTTCCTTACAATACAGCCCATCTTTTAGTATCCCCCAGGAAACATGTTCCCGAATTAGACGATTTGTCTCCCGATGAACTTGCGGCTCTAATGCTCACTACCAGAATGTGTCTTAAAATTTTGCGTGAGGTAATACGGCCTGATGGTTTTAACGTAGGTATAAACCTTGGCAAAGTGGCCGGTGCTGGTATTCCTGAACACCTTCATATACAGATAGTTCCCCGCTGGAACGGAGACGTAAATTTTATGACCGTTTTCGGAGATGTAAGAGTAATCCCAGAACATATGATTGCTACTTATAGGCGTCTTTATCCCCATTTTGAAAAATATATGAAGGAGAAAAACTCCTCTGAATAA
- a CDS encoding radical SAM protein produces MFFSGCNLACVFCQTYEISREGLGQEISSENLASIMLELSQKGCHNINLVSPSHQVYQILEGLELAWAKGLTLPVVYNTGSYDKVETLKALEGLIDIYLADFKLWSPELAAKYLGARDYPEVAKKAIKEMYRQVGDLVFDNHGLARRGLILRHLVMPGLLGETEKILVFLKEELSTDIYLNLMGHYHPAGQAHNFSEINRTLTKKEYEEALKIAKDLGFKNLDTTHRALLELLLPD; encoded by the coding sequence ATTTTTTTCTCTGGTTGCAATCTGGCCTGTGTCTTTTGCCAAACTTATGAAATATCCCGTGAAGGATTAGGCCAGGAAATTTCTTCTGAAAATCTGGCGAGTATCATGCTTGAACTTTCTCAAAAGGGCTGCCATAACATAAATTTGGTTTCTCCTAGCCATCAGGTCTATCAAATTTTAGAAGGCTTGGAATTAGCCTGGGCCAAAGGGCTTACGCTTCCTGTTGTTTACAACACCGGAAGTTATGACAAAGTAGAAACCCTCAAAGCCCTTGAAGGCCTCATAGACATTTACTTAGCGGACTTTAAACTCTGGTCCCCTGAGCTTGCCGCCAAATATTTAGGCGCCAGAGATTACCCTGAAGTAGCAAAAAAGGCTATTAAAGAGATGTATCGCCAGGTAGGTGACTTGGTATTTGATAATCACGGCCTGGCCCGCCGAGGGCTTATTTTGAGACATTTAGTTATGCCAGGTCTACTTGGAGAGACTGAAAAAATTTTAGTCTTTCTAAAAGAAGAGTTATCCACAGACATTTATTTGAATTTAATGGGGCATTATCATCCAGCGGGCCAAGCGCATAATTTTTCGGAAATAAATCGCACCTTAACCAAAAAAGAATATGAAGAAGCCCTAAAAATAGCCAAGGATTTGGGTTTCAAAAACCTTGACACTACTCACCGAGCTCTATTGGAGCTACTACTGCCAGATTAG
- a CDS encoding TusE/DsrC/DsvC family sulfur relay protein: MPVVEFKGKKFEVDEDGFLLGGLDAWCMEWVEYVKQLEGIEELTDEHWKVIKVLQDYYKKNGVAPMVRVLSKVTGYPLKKIYELFPSGPGKGACKMAGLPKPTGCV, encoded by the coding sequence ATGCCGGTAGTAGAATTCAAAGGTAAAAAGTTTGAGGTAGATGAGGACGGTTTCCTTCTTGGCGGTTTGGATGCTTGGTGCATGGAGTGGGTAGAATACGTAAAGCAGCTAGAAGGTATTGAAGAGCTCACCGATGAACACTGGAAGGTAATCAAAGTTCTCCAGGATTATTACAAGAAGAACGGTGTTGCTCCCATGGTTCGTGTTCTTTCTAAGGTTACTGGTTATCCTCTTAAGAAGATTTATGAGCTCTTTCCCTCTGGCCCTGGTAAGGGAGCCTGTAAGATGGCTGGTCTTCCTAAACCCACTGGTTGCGTATAA
- a CDS encoding DUF3373 family protein, producing MKWAKSILVLVIFLGLLGLAPASRAQTSTAELLKRIEELSRELESLKKQLAEMKEAQEEQLAVQEENTEFLEEVKNNMGKFKIWGDIRTRVDSTRAKVATSYWSYFNGIYYDSTLHRMIPMIDMTDPGHGQPTKGYKENDTLWTNRMRLNFKVKPTEDTVVKVRLAYYKIWGMSDDYVSPELFPSMDNNFTFGVRPSDSRLYVDRAYFNWTNIGGLPIWVSLGRRPTTHGVPSHIREGLERREASPAGINIDIPFDGATIGYQYSWPWTGRIRFCYGRGFESGFKMPIDRAKDDIDFYGFVWDVIDEPERNMLFVIQLFKAEGVMDFPEGTWFMSKLGPGYVTTNNNLGDIYEIGATWLHKVDIPALGLEGVDYFVSFGLSITDPDQIGAMPVAVYDGTDYNTDFMYYSLLGGFSLGDPSAVDTSTHTGWAVYLGTRVPLPWVPGAKLGLEYNYGSKWWMPFMVATDDIYINKLATRGHVAEVYWIQDLAAGEALSDYAKVFLRVGFQYFWFNYSGSGSWLGEPHEINELDDMGMMGPENPQMFVPLKHMYNLYLSLELFF from the coding sequence ATGAAGTGGGCGAAAAGTATTTTGGTTTTAGTCATTTTTTTAGGCCTGTTGGGTTTGGCTCCGGCAAGTAGGGCCCAAACTTCTACAGCTGAACTTTTAAAAAGGATCGAAGAACTTTCCCGCGAACTTGAATCTCTCAAAAAACAGCTCGCTGAGATGAAAGAGGCCCAGGAAGAACAGCTGGCCGTCCAGGAAGAAAACACTGAGTTTCTAGAAGAAGTGAAAAACAATATGGGTAAATTCAAAATCTGGGGAGATATAAGAACCAGAGTTGATTCAACTCGCGCCAAAGTGGCTACCAGCTACTGGAGTTATTTTAACGGCATTTATTATGACTCTACTCTACACCGAATGATTCCTATGATTGACATGACAGATCCAGGCCATGGACAACCCACTAAAGGTTATAAAGAAAACGACACTCTTTGGACCAACCGTATGCGTCTCAATTTCAAGGTAAAGCCCACGGAAGACACGGTGGTTAAGGTTCGCCTGGCTTATTACAAAATATGGGGCATGTCCGATGATTACGTTTCCCCTGAGCTTTTCCCGAGCATGGACAACAATTTTACTTTTGGCGTCAGGCCTTCAGACAGCCGCCTCTACGTTGACCGAGCTTACTTTAACTGGACTAATATTGGTGGCCTTCCTATCTGGGTATCCCTTGGTCGCCGTCCTACCACCCACGGAGTCCCCTCTCATATTCGGGAAGGGCTTGAGCGGCGTGAAGCCAGCCCGGCTGGCATCAACATAGACATTCCCTTTGATGGGGCCACTATTGGTTATCAATATAGCTGGCCCTGGACGGGGAGGATTCGTTTCTGTTACGGTCGCGGCTTCGAGTCCGGTTTTAAAATGCCCATTGACCGCGCCAAAGACGACATAGATTTTTACGGCTTTGTCTGGGACGTCATTGATGAACCTGAACGCAATATGCTCTTCGTTATCCAACTATTTAAAGCCGAAGGAGTGATGGACTTCCCTGAAGGCACCTGGTTCATGTCAAAACTCGGGCCAGGCTACGTAACCACCAATAACAACCTTGGCGACATTTATGAAATAGGCGCTACCTGGCTCCACAAGGTTGACATTCCAGCCCTTGGCCTTGAAGGTGTAGATTACTTCGTCTCTTTCGGGCTTTCTATAACGGACCCCGACCAGATAGGCGCTATGCCTGTAGCAGTTTATGATGGTACCGATTATAATACTGACTTTATGTATTACTCCCTTCTGGGTGGTTTTTCTTTAGGTGACCCTTCAGCAGTAGATACCAGCACCCACACAGGCTGGGCCGTTTATTTGGGCACACGCGTTCCTCTTCCCTGGGTTCCTGGAGCCAAGCTCGGTTTAGAATATAACTACGGCTCTAAATGGTGGATGCCCTTTATGGTGGCCACGGACGACATCTATATCAACAAACTTGCCACCCGCGGGCATGTAGCCGAAGTTTACTGGATTCAGGATCTAGCAGCTGGCGAGGCCCTCTCTGATTACGCCAAAGTCTTCCTCCGGGTAGGTTTCCAGTATTTCTGGTTTAATTACAGCGGTAGTGGCTCCTGGCTGGGTGAGCCACACGAAATAAACGAGCTTGATGATATGGGTATGATGGGACCAGAAAATCCGCAAATGTTTGTGCCTTTAAAACACATGTATAATCTCTATCTCTCTCTAGAACTCTTCTTCTAA
- a CDS encoding 7-carboxy-7-deazaguanine synthase QueE, with product MPERDLILDIAEIFVSLQGESTYVGLPTFFVRLAGCNLQCQWCDTVYAQQPQKNFISLSEILDRWQRGGKLKVVQITGGEPLLQENVYPLMKAFLDKGATVLLETNGSMPLERVPREVVKIMDIKPPSSEMNAYMRFENLAYLDRKDQVKFVIADREDYKWAKNVMTKFYLPVYTQVLFSPVWQRLEPRELAEWIIKDKLPVRFQLQLHKILWGEKRGV from the coding sequence ATGCCTGAGAGGGACTTAATTTTAGACATAGCCGAAATATTTGTTAGCCTTCAGGGGGAGAGCACCTACGTTGGTCTTCCTACTTTTTTTGTGAGGCTGGCTGGCTGTAATTTGCAGTGTCAATGGTGTGACACGGTTTACGCTCAGCAGCCCCAAAAAAACTTTATTAGCCTTTCTGAGATCTTGGATAGGTGGCAAAGGGGAGGCAAGCTTAAAGTAGTCCAGATAACCGGCGGAGAGCCTCTTCTTCAGGAAAATGTCTATCCTTTGATGAAGGCTTTTTTGGACAAAGGAGCCACTGTCCTTCTGGAAACAAACGGAAGTATGCCCCTTGAGCGCGTTCCCCGCGAAGTCGTAAAAATCATGGACATAAAGCCCCCTTCATCCGAGATGAACGCTTACATGCGTTTTGAAAACCTGGCTTATTTAGACCGCAAGGATCAAGTGAAGTTTGTCATTGCTGATAGAGAAGATTACAAGTGGGCTAAAAATGTTATGACCAAATTTTACCTTCCTGTTTACACCCAGGTTCTATTTTCACCTGTGTGGCAGAGGCTTGAACCCAGAGAGCTGGCCGAATGGATAATAAAAGACAAGCTTCCAGTGCGTTTTCAGCTCCAGCTCCACAAAATTCTTTGGGGAGAAAAAAGAGGTGTATAA
- the queD gene encoding 6-carboxytetrahydropterin synthase QueD, with translation MFELTVKDEFAAAHYLRDYPGACERLHGHNWKVEIAVRGEKLNEIDVLIDFKDLKKHLKEVLDELDHQNLNEHPAFQDKNPSSENIARYIFEKLAPKLKPYGVELIRVTVCETERACASFVKA, from the coding sequence ATGTTCGAATTAACCGTTAAAGATGAATTTGCCGCAGCCCATTATCTTCGTGATTATCCCGGAGCATGTGAGAGGCTACACGGCCATAACTGGAAAGTAGAAATAGCTGTAAGAGGCGAAAAGCTTAACGAAATAGACGTTCTCATTGATTTTAAAGACCTAAAAAAACACCTGAAAGAAGTTCTTGACGAGCTAGACCACCAAAACTTAAATGAACATCCTGCGTTTCAGGACAAGAATCCTTCCTCGGAAAATATTGCCCGCTATATTTTTGAAAAGCTTGCTCCTAAACTTAAACCTTATGGAGTGGAGCTTATCCGCGTAACTGTTTGTGAAACTGAGCGGGCCTGTGCTTCTTTTGTTAAGGCTTAA